The following DNA comes from Brienomyrus brachyistius isolate T26 chromosome 16, BBRACH_0.4, whole genome shotgun sequence.
ATATTGTGCTTCATATCAGCAAACATACGAACGTTTTTTTGCGAGTAAAAGATCCGCCACGGCTTATGCGTAACGTTGCCAAGCGGATGAAAGTCGGAATGCCATTAGATAAGCATTGTGGCTTTATATTAAAGAAATACGTGTGGTTTTTAGAGAAAAAATGCATGCCCAACGCTAAAAAGTACAGGTTCGTGATATCAATTTCCAGAAACCATCCCACGGAACGAGGTATTACTTAATGGTGACCTTGGGGTGCCCAGAAATGGGTTTGGCAGAAGCCCCCAAACAAAGCAAATAGGTGAATGAAGGTATCGGGAATGCTTACGCTCCGTGGCCATTGTCATGATTGTCTCTGTAATGGCATGGTCATCATCGTCCTCTTCCATAATCCCATCTTTATTATCATCCCCAACCATGTCGTACTGGTCTAGGAGCTGCTGCAAAGGGGGTGCCTTTGGTAGGAGCTGTTTTACCACGTCCCGACTGATATTGGGAGCCTGTTTAAGGCGAAGCTTGCTCAGAATTTGGGACTTGATGGCATGTAGTCGCATGAGCTTACTGTGCTGCCTAAACTCACACGTTGAGCACTGCTCGATGTCATCCGAAGGCTGGTGCGCTGTGATATCCCCCTGACCCACCGGACCAAGCGCAAAGAAGAAACTCAGGTAAAACAAAACCTGAGTCAGCTGCATGTCTCCAAAGCCGTCGCTTAAGGCTGTCCAGTGGATGTGTTTTTGGCGTTAAGACCCGCTGCTAAatttatctgtactttaaaccaTGTGCCGCAGTAATAGGTATCATACAGTTATTCAACGGGGCTTTTTATACCACAACTTTGCCTTCTCTATTGTGTCGTCAAAATTCTATGATTGGCTGGGCTGGCAACAATGAATTTAGCAGTCAGACGTAAGATTCATTTCTGTGTCAAACCTTAAAGAGCAATGGCTtcgaaaaaaaagtattttatgagCTAACTGTGAAGTATAAATCAAATTAAAGACATCAGGACGCCGATTATAATTTCTCGATTACTCGAACCATATTGATATCTTGATTAATTAAGCCAACAAGGATTGCTATAGTCAAAAAAGTTTAAACTTATGCCATGAGTTTGTCAACTGTCCGAGAATGTGTTTCTGTGATTAATTCCTGCGTTAAGAAATCAGTCACTTTGTTATGTCGATTTTATTTGTAAGTGGTTCATAAGAATATGCGTTCTTCGCAAATTACTACCTACATATAAAATCATTTATGCAATGCATTTGTACTTACTACCTATTTATGTATATACAACGTAAGTGAACAAAAGTAGCTTACAATCAACAGCGTGACCTTTGTATATGATGATTTAGAAAAACAATTTTAACAAACGAATACCTGCCAGTTAACACAGTTTCTTTAATTCagaaatttatttaataatagcAGTGGAATCCTTTTCCAGAGAAAAGCTGAACGCTGCCACCTGCCGATCACTTCTGAAATTGTAATTGCTTAAAAATACGTGAGGGACGGGTGAAGTGATTTCACGGGTGAAAGCTATTCAACTATGTGAATGTAGTATGCATCACACATGTTGACTAACAGTGCATATTTTGCTTAAATGAAAGTGTTATTCACAGCTGCTCGGGCTTTTTCAGGAAGCACCATGCACATTTACTTTTAAACAGCTTAACAAGTAAAAAAGGCGATTTAAGCTTCATAGTAGTAGATACAGTGCGCGAAACCATTTTAACCAGCCATTGCAGAGCGCATAACTCTTGTATTCGGAACTTCGGAACTAACCATGTACTAGTTCGGGGTTATAAATAAATGCTCCTCTGAATTTTCTAACGCTATGAGCTAATCCTTAGTCTGGGACTTACAATTACTGGAACGAAGGAACTTTTTTTATTGGTGGCTTTTACTACACTGAAAGAGTGTTTTTAGTTTGTAATCAATTAAATTTTCCGACTACAGTACGTGCACTACTATTTAATTATGCTGAAAATACCAAACATATTGTAATATGATTTAATTGCCCGCTTATGTATTTCAAAATATAGTTATCAAAAAGCAATAAGATTTTTGTTTTCTGAAAGCTTTAATTGGTCCATAGGCATATTTAGTATGTATGTAATGTGCTGATTGCATGTCAACTATCCGGGACTTGAATCCCCACAAGGAGCGGTTCAAAAATTACCACTGCAGAAGGAGCGAGACTCATTGTTTGACTGCTCCTAAATcttgataaataaaaaaataaattccaGGACTCGTGCTGCTAGAAAGATTAGTGCGTTAAGAAAACATTGTGTATAATTGTTTCATCGTGTAACAGTAAACTACATGCCTGAGAGAAAATAGCATCCGTCTGTTCCTTCTTTCACCCATTTATCCTCAACCTCTTGTGTAGCACGGTGTTGCGGAGGAGAGAATaacaatttatttatataacatGTATACACAAAAAGAGAGACTTTGTCGCCCTCTACTGACACGTTGATATACACGGAACTTGGGCCTCTGCTTACGAATCAACCAGTTACTTTTATTGAAAAGCTGTTTGACACGCTAACTGACACAGGCCATGTACGTTctgcatgtcagtgtgtgtgtctttttcttATTTTGGTGTGTGTTGCTATATGTGAGCTTTTACCTAAGCTCTCAAATGGATTCTGAGTCTACAAAACTGCAAGTGTGCTCTCTCTCAGATATATTATTGTTGGTTCACTATTGATAAAACGCCAAGTCTTTATTTGTTTACTTACTAAATTGGTAAATTAACATTAATTAAACTGCAATTGTATAGAAAATCCGTAGACATGCATTTTGACATTTAATACAGAACTCCGAGTGATTATACTCACTTTGAATTAAGTCAAGTCTAATTTACGTAGaagtattagaaacaaaatgaaatatcTATGCAAGGGCATAATTTTGGTTTGAGCATCCGGGGGTTCACTAATTTAAGGGGGTCCAAAGGATTTAGTTAATTTACGGCCACGCGCCTATGGGTTTTCTGGGATTAGTAACTATCGCTCCTGGGTTCAGACGTGGGCGCAAATCATCTAGGTTGACATTACATATTCCTGACGCTAGAGGGGGGCATTGTGCAGGTGTAGTGTACTTTATGGACGAATATAAgcgacacacacagaaatgcaaTGCCTTCATTATACCGTAGTTTGTCCAGTGCATATTTAAGCTGTCTTCAGTGTCTACAGCTCttcagtattaaaaaaaaattcatgcaAGAAAAGCTGCGTGGATGATCGTAAAACAGATGATGCGTATACTGTTATACTAATATAAGGATTTAACACGGTATAATGAAACAAGCAAAGCGCTGACGTGATTCATGATTTTTGAGTTTTATTCAGATTTCACCATGTTGTCTGGATCTCGAGCAACGTGGAGTCACCAGGGCTGCTTTGGATCCGGAGACTGAATGTCATTGGTCATGTAACAGTTTTTGGGAATCTGCCTTAGACGGAAATTGTGTACTACTTTGACAGTGCAGGTAAGTTTCATCTGTATTCATAAAATTATGCCTTTAAACGGGCTGTCAAGAGGACGTCTTTGAGGAGCACTTACCGCCCTTTGAGCGCCTGGTACTTGCAGGTAAGACCGGAGCGAAGGGGTTGTGCCTGGGTTCCTTTCAGCGTTTATGATTCCTGAACCCATCATGGAATCCGGGGGAAATCGGAAAGGCTTTAATTTAAATGATCAAATGGGAAGTTAGGAGTCCTccttcaaagtgagtgggtgTTTCATCATAACTAATGCTCTGTGAAACTCAAGAGAACGTATTTTACTTGGACGTAACAATCAACTTTGGCGGATGTTTATTGAGAAGAGAGAAATTGCCGTTAACGTTACAAGTTCACTTGGACAATTTATTCCCTATATGGACAACACGGCAACGGCGCAAAAAAATTAGAATAAGCAGCGTTTATTAATATCCGCGACATTATCGCTGATCGCTTTTTCGCTCACTGACCTTGAGTTCTTGCTTAAGGGTAACCAGCGTTTTATGCATTTCTTCGTCAGGCACAAAAACAGTCGTTTCTGATGGTCATTTTCGTGGTCTGCCCTCACGCAATAAATCGATTTTTAATTCCTGAATCTTACCCAGCCTTTGGCATGTTAGATGCATCTGATAAAATGACTCGGTGTAAATTTACAATGTATTTTAAGTGGTTTACATTATCCGATTCATAGCCGGTGATGTTGCGACAAGAAATGATCATATTGCAGTTGCCCAGCCATAACGGGATGTTAGTGGGAGTAGACCGCTGAAATGCCACAGAAATCCACGCTAATGCATTTGGGCGTTTTTTTAATTGCCGATCACGGGCGCGCCTCATAATAATTAATCGCATGTACTTTAACTCCAAGCATGCAATACAATGTACAACATAACGATACTTCCGAAGGCTACAAAACAACGTGAAGTAGCCTACGTGGTGAGTCATTACCTAAAAGTTGATTTTGATAATGCTTATGAATAAATCCCCGCATTAATTTCCACGCATTATCGTGGCCACCGGCATAATCGCTTTGCAAAAATAGCAGTTCGAATGTACAAATCATGCCTGGTTTTAATTACAAGATGCTGGTGACGGACAAACAGAAAACGCGCATAAACGGTTTTTTCGTCACCCGATACGTGGTACCAACACTAGCTGGGGAGGCAACTTCAGACTGAGCCGGATGTCCCTGTCATCTGCCTTGCCTTGTTAAAACACTCTGAACAGATAGACAAGGGTAATGGAGATACTGAGAAATTGTCCAGAATCATAATACTGTTACTGAGGTGCTGTACTGAACGTAAAGACCTGAGAACATTTGGACATCGGGTCCCTTGGGTAGGTCACTCCTGGGTGCATCTGCTTCACCTTCAGAGGCAGGTGTGAGTCAACAGTAGGTGGCAAATGCCTTCATGATCCTCTGAATTAAAATTCAGAGTAGATCATGGCAGCATGCATATGTCGCAGAACTGGAGCAGTGCGGACAGAGACATTGTTTATATATGGAGAGTTTACGCAGGTTAGCGTAACCAGGAAGAAAAACCCTCCTTCTTTCCCTGAGAGGCGGTTCATTCGGAAGATTCAGACATTCAAGGGAATTGAGATTATGTGACTGACAGGAGTATTCTCTTCAGTCAGCACCGGATCCAGCCCTGATTATGTCAGTTTTGGTGAATGCATCGACGTGCCAAGTGAGCCAGTAATGGGAAACGAGAGGCACGTTCCGTCCAAAGAGCTTGTATTTGGATGAGGAATGCTGACACCCTGTCCTTGCTGTGTGTTCAGGCTGTGAGCAGATCCCGGAAACAGGCCCCCCATCCAGACAGTCGCTGTGGGAGCGGGAAGCAGCTACGCGTCCTGCCCGGAGGAAGGGACCTCGGTGCTGACTCTTCTGTTCGACTCTTGCCTTCTGGCCGCCTTCACCCCGGCCGCCCGGCCCAGGCTGCGCCCTCCTTGCCGCTGCTTGGGCCCCCTCCCCATCATCTTCCATCCAATGCAACATCATTTGCATTATGGGATGTGTCAAGTCGAAGCGCGCCAGTCAGACTTCTGGTGCCAACTCGGCGGCGAAGGTGGACGGCCGGCCGGAGAGCCAGGGCGGCGAGAAGGCGGTGCTGGTGAGTGCCGAAGTGGGGCCGGGTCAGGACTCCCCGCGAGTCAACGCCGTCCTGCTGGACTACGCCGAGCGCCTGTCCGAGGACATCCTGTCACGTGCCGTGCAGCAGTGGGCGGAGCTGGACAGCCGCTACAGCGACATTCCCTACATCGAGTGTGATGTGCCATGAGACCAGGTGTCCTCCTGGTCACCCCCCTCTCCAAAAAGCTTCTACGAGGAACCGGGTGTGGGGGTCTGTTTTTCACGTTAGCGTAATACACCAAGGTTTGCTCCATTGGGTTGCCTTCAGAGACCGTTTCGGTCCAGCTAGTTAGCATCATTACCCTGCCGATACCGCTGCTCTGGGTTGTTGTCATTCCTTTTGTGTTTTCACTTGCTGTTCCACTCCTCATTCCATGAACTAGGGGTttgtcaaaagggaacagacAGCCTTCATAGGGTGGGGGGGCGGTCATCTGTGATAATGAATCCCTTTATGATTTATCATACCGGGTTATGGTCTGTACCAGTGCAGCCAGTGTGTGATGGGGAGGGTCTTATCCTATGCTGGTCATTCAGCACTGATGTGGGGACGCCGAagtccggggggggggtgcttttgaCTGAATCTGTACTCATATGCCAGCATCCTGGTACCCAAAACCAGGCCCTTCCACTGGAGATATAAATAGCCATCTTCTGTCTGCTTGTCCGGGACAGgagcgccaccccccccccccccaaccccacccccactgcttCATCAGCCGGCCCAGACACGATGCTCCAGCCTCAAGGTAAACGGCCATGATTAATGGGCATCGCAGCGGACTAATAAGGTCCGTCTCCCTGCTTATGCTGCCTATCTCCCGAGAGGCTCGGGTGACCAGCTGGACTCCCACGGTAACGCGGGATGTAAAAGCCATCGATCACTCTGCCCAGGAAGCTCCTAATGAGCTGCGGGTTAAGGGTTTTTGTGGTGGACATGCTGTAACTCTTCTAGACGATAGTCTGTGCCAGTGcatacaaagggggggggggggggggggtgggcactcTGCTATGCCATGTTAGTGATATTACTGGGGGAATCAGTCTCCTCTCACTAAGTCAAAGCCAGTTATTGAAGTTTTTTTGCGTTCTGTTTGACCCGTCTAGATTTATCCATAAAAAAACAGAATATTCTTTACTGCCATATGCTGATTATAATCTATAGCACAAAATACAATAATTCCCAAAGGTCTTTGCGAGTGTTGGTGAGGGATTTTGCTTGTCTTGAAGGAGCTGGTTGCTTGTTAAGTAACTGCAGATTATGGAGAATGTGAATGAATGCAGACGTTCCGTAGAGCCTCCGCGGTCTTGTGGCGAATTTCTCGAACGCCAACACAAGCACAGTAACTTTCCCGCTCGGACCGTTTTGTACGGTGAGTGTGAACTCCAACACGTGCCGTTCTGATCTCATTTCAGAAGGGATTTTAGCGTTGATGGGATTTCGCCTCCTGTTTTGTTTATGATCTCGAGCCGTAGGGCAGCATACCAGCCAAAGCTTCAGCGGGATGCATTTGATGCTGTGAGGCCTCCAGAGAGAGGTGCCATTAGCCAGCAGCA
Coding sequences within:
- the LOC125710170 gene encoding small membrane A-kinase anchor protein-like; amino-acid sequence: MGCVKSKRASQTSGANSAAKVDGRPESQGGEKAVLVSAEVGPGQDSPRVNAVLLDYAERLSEDILSRAVQQWAELDSRYSDIPYIECDVP